The Candidatus Effluviviaceae Genus V sp. DNA segment CTCGGTCACCGAGAGGACGCGCGAGATCGGCATCCGCCTGGCGGTCGGCGCGCGGTCGAGCGACATCCTCATCCAGTTTCTGACCGAGTCCGTCGTGCTCAGCCTGCTCGGCGGCTCGATCGGCATCCTGCTCGCATACGTCCTCACCCTCGTCCTGAACAACGTGGTGGGCATGACGACCATCATGCAGCCCGGTGTCGTGGCGATCGCGTTCGGCTTCGCTGCGGCGATCGGTGTCTTCTTCGGGTACTACCCGGCCCGGAAGGCGGCCATGCTCAATCCGATCGACGCCGTCCGGTACGAGTAGACGTGCGCGCCGCCCGGCTCCCGGCCGGTGCGGCGGTCCTCCTGCGTCGGAGAGTCGGAACGGCTTCTTGATGTGACCGGCGAGCCGGCCCGACTACTCCCCAGGGCGGGCGGTCCGCTCCGCGCAGCGGGCCGTCCGTTCCCTGTCTTGGTCCTCTTCGACGCCGCTCACTGTTGCCGTTCCGGTCTCCGTCGGGTATAGTGTGGGTCAGGCGGCGGCTCGTGCGAAGCCGCCGCTTCCGTGACGTCCCTCGCGTTCGCTTTCTTTGAGAGTCGCCATGCAGAGACGCCGATCCGGCGGACACTTCGTACAGGTCCAGACTACGTTCGACGACCGCGACGAGGCGCTCGCCCTGGTGCGGGCTGCCGTCGGGCGGCGACTCGCGGCGTGCGGACAGGTCGTCGGGCCGATCGAGAGCGTCTATCACTGGCGGGGCGCCGTCGAGGAGGCCCAGGAGTGGCTCTGTCTTCTGAAGACGACGCGGGAGCTCGCAGTGTCGCTCACGCTCTTCATCGAGACGGAGCACTCGTACGAGGTGCCGGAGGTGATCGTCGTACCGGTTCTCGAGACCTCCGATGCCTACGGGGAGTGGATCGATGAAGAGACAAGCGCTTGACGCGGCCGCGGTGCTCGCGCTGGTCGCGGCTGTTCTTCTGATCTCCGGGACCGCATTCGCCCAGGATCCTCCGGCCGCCGCACGCAGGGGGAACCGCTACGGTCGCGTGGGCTCCGAGATCTGGATCGAGGCGCCGCGCGTCACCTTTGCGACAGGCGGCGGCTACAGGAACGGCGCCGGGTTGAACGACGACTACGCCGTCGACATCGATCTCGGGACCGGGGTCGGCTTCGGCTTCGGCATCTTCTTCGCCATCTCGGACAACCTGCTGTTCGAGGGGCGTATGCTCCAGAGCACGCACAGTGTCGGAGCCCTCGGCGACACGCCGGAGCGCAACTGGGACCTCGATCAGGCGTTCGTCGGCGTGAGATACATCTTCAGGTACGACGAGCCCATCCAGCCGTCCATCGGCGTCGGGGGACTCAGGAACTCACTCGAGTGGGACCCGGGGGCCGACGACCCGGGGGAGTTCATCCGTCTGACTGGTTTCGGCGGATACGCATCCTTCGGACTCGACTACATCATCTCGCGCCGCTGGGTGCTCCTCTTCCGCGCGGAATATGCGATCATGAGCTACGGCAATGCGCTCTACGGCACTGACGACATAGAGCTCGACTCATCGCTCGAGGGCAACGATCTCGGCGTGTCGATCGGGCTCTCCTACAGAATTCCCATGTGGTAGACGCGGCGGCGCGCTCAGAGGCGGCTTCGGCGGGACAGGCCGCCGCTCGCGGTCGTGCGAGGCGAAGGGAGGACGGATGGCGTTTCGCGCCACAGCGAAGTGGATCGACGATTTCAGGTTCGAGGCCTGGGACGGTGACGGCAGGCACATGAAGATGGACGCGAGCGAGGTCGCGGGCGGTCAGGGCGACGGCTTCCGTCCGGCGGAACTCCCCCTCATCGGGCTCCTGGGATGCACCGGCATCGACACGATCGAGATCCTGAAGAAGATGCGGCAGCCCGTCGAAGGCCTTGAACTGAGCGTCGAGTCCGGGAAGGCGGAGGGGAAGCCACCCACCGGCTACGACGGGATCCGAATCGCGTACAGCTTCACGGGAGAGGGCCTTGACGCAAAGAAAGTCGAGCAGGCCGTCAGGCTGTCCGAGGAGAAGTACTGCACAGTCGGGACCGCACTCTCGGCCGGCACGACCATTACCCACACGATCACGATCAACGGCGAAAAGCTCTGATGTGAGGAGCGGCGAATGAAGGACAGGCTCGAGCAGACGGTCAAGCGGTTCGCGTCTCAGTGCGACTACTTCGAGGTCCATCTCGAGGAGACCGAGGAGACGCGGGTGCAGTTCCAGGGCAAGAAGCTGTCGGACGTCGGCAGCACGATCGACTTCGGAGGCAACGTCCGTGCGCTGGTCAGGGGCGGCTGGGGGTTCGCGTCGTTCAACAGCCTCGACCGCATCGACGAGTTCGCGGAGAACGCCGTCGCGCAGGCGAAGCTGGTCGGGACGGAGGAGAGCTCGCTGGCCGAGGTCGAACCGGTCGTCGACGAGGTGAAGCTCGACCTCAGGAGCGATCCGAGGGAGGTGACCCTCGAGGACAAGGTCGCCATCATGCGGGCCTACAACGAGCGGGCCCTGTCGCACGACGAACGGATCGTCAACACGGCGACGAGGTACTTCGACCGCTTCAGGAAGTTCTGGTTCCTCTCGAGCGAGGGAGCCTCGATCTACCAGGAGCGCATCGACCTGGGCGGCGTCGTGGCGCCGATCGCGGTGAAGGACGGCGACACGCAGATGTTCTTCGCTCCGTTCGGCACAAGCGACGACTTCGACGTCGTCCGGGGGCTCGAGGACGACGTCGACGAGGCCTGCCTGATCGCGCTCGACAAGCTCGAGGCCCCGAAGGTCAAGGGCGGCGAGTACACGGTCATCCTCGACCCCAGACTCGCAGGCACCTTCATCCACGAGGCCTTCGGGCATCTCTCCGAGGCAGACAACGTGTACGAGGACAAGGACCTACAGAAGCTGATGGTGCTCGGGCGGGAGTTCGGGGGCGAGCTCCTCAACGTCTACGACACCGGGCTCGACAAGGGGGTTCGCGGCTACCTCGTCTACGACGACGAGGGCGTGCCGACGGAGAGGACCTACCTCATCCGCGAAGGCAAACTTGTCGGTCGCCTGCACTCGAGGGAGACCGCCGGCAAGATGGACGAACGCCCGACGGGGAACGCCCGCGCCATCGACTACAGGTTCGCGCCCATCTGCCGTATGCGCAACACGTGCATCGATCAGGGGACGACGTCGTTCGACGACATGATCGCCGACATCGACCTCGGCGTCTACTGCGTGGCCGCACAGGGCGGTCAGACCAACGGGGAGATGTTCACGTTCTCCTCGGCGAACGCCTACATGATCCGGGACGGGAAGCTCGCCGAGATGGTCCGCGACGCGACACTGACCGGAAACGTCTTCTCGACGTTGAAGAACATCGACGCCGTCGGCGACGATCTGGCGACGCACGACGGCCCGGGCGGCTGCGGCAAGGGAGGGCAGTTCCCGCTGCAGACGAGCCACGGATCGCCGCACATTCGCATCAGGAACGTCGTGATCGGAGGTGAGTAGCGTGAAGGAGATCATCGAGAAGGCGGCCGCGCGTGGTGCGACGAGCTCGGAGGTCTTCCTTCTGTCGTCGCTCACGACCTCCGTCGATTTCGAGACATCGAGACTGAAGAACATCTCGACCACCGAGGAGACCGGAGCCGCTCTGCGCCTGGTAGCCGACGGTCGCGTCGGGTTCGCGACGACGACGCGTCTCGACGACATCGACCGGCTCGTCGACAACGCGATGGCAACGGCTGCGCTCGGCGAGAGTCCCGAGCACGCGTTCGCGGGTCCCGCCTCTCTCACGAGTCCCTCGATCGACGATCCCGCCGTCAGAGAACTGTCGCTCGAGGAGATGGTGGAGACGGCTGGGCGCGCCGTCGAGAAGGTCAAGTCCTACGAACAGCAGATGAACGTCGAGACGACGACGACCCGTGATCTTCAGAAGGTCACCGTCCTGACGTCCGAGGGGTTTGAAGGGAGTTTTGAGAGGACGGTCTACGAGCACGGCGTCGGGGGGAGGCTCATCGAGGGCGAGAACCTCCTGCACGTCTGGGAGCACCACGCCGGGTCGACGGCGTCGTTCGATCACGACGCGATGGCCGACGAGGTCATCGAGATGACGAAGAAGGGACGGGTCAACGCCCCGGTCTCGACCGGACCGACGACCGTCATCCTGACCCCGAGAGCTCTGATCGACGTTCTGATGACGCTCCATCTGGGGCTGAACGGCTCTGTCGTCGAGCGGGGCATATCGCCGCTGTCGGACAAGCTGGGAGAGACGGTCTTCGACGAGCGGATCACGATCGTCGACGACGGACTCATGGACGGGGGGTTCGGCTCGGCGCCGTTCGACGACGAGGGGACGTCGATGTCGAGGACGCCGCTTGTCGAGAACGGGCGCGTCGTCAGCTACTTCACCGACCGCAGGTCGGCCGAGCGTCTCGAGCACCCCGCGACGGGCAACGGCTTGAGGGTCAAACGGCTCGTTCAGACCAAGCAGCTCTCCAAGTCGCCGGCGCCCGAGATCACCAACTGGGTGATCCCGGCGGGCGAGAAGCCGCTCGATGAACTGATCGACGGTGTCAAGGACGGTGTCATGGTCGACAGCATCATGGGGATCCTGATGAGCAACCTCATGGCCGGCGACTTCTCCGGCAACATCGCGCTCGGCTTCCGACTGAAGAACGGCAAGCTCGTCGGGCGCGTGAAGGACGCCATGATCGCGGGCAACGTCTACAGACTTCTGAAGGACCGCGTCGTCGCCCTCTCGAGCGACGTGAAGCGCGTCGGGCTTCTCGGCGGGATCGGAAGCCACGAGCTTCCTTACGTCGTTCTGAAGGACGTTGCGATCTCGACGAAGAGCGCGTAGCGGAGCAGCCGGGCGAAGAAGAGGTACAGGAACCGAACACGACAGCGGGGCGTCCCTCCAGGGGACGCCCCGCGTCTTCGTTCGGCCCGGCGCCGTCAGTCGCTCGAGTACCCCAGTCTCCGGAGAAGCTGGCCCGCGATCCTCTCCTCGGGCGGCGTCAGCGGTCTCGGTTCGATCCTCGCAGTGCGGCGCGCCATCTGCTCGGATGCGAAGCGACTGACCGATTCGTCCGGCTCGAGGCCGAGGAAGCTGATGATCCTGTCGAGCGTTCCGACCGGTTCGTCGAGAAGCTCGGCGTAGGTGAGCTCGAGGGAGCGTCCCTCAACGCCTTTGAGGAATGCGAGGGCCGCGTCGACCGACACGCGCCACTCGAGGAGTCCCTTGAGGAAGTCGGTCGAGCAGAGGTCCGGCAACTCCCTGCAGTCGTCGCGGGCCCTGCAGTACTCCACGAGCCGGGCCCACTTGTAGTCGCCGTCGCCGTACCAGGCATCGTCGTCGGCCATCCGTTCGATCGACCGGGCGACCTCGAGGCCGTTCCTCAGGATGTGGATGTACCTGGCGTCGGGGAAGATCGCGTCGACGAACGACAGACGGAAGTTGTTGGCCGGGAGCTTCTCCGTCAGGACCGGAGCGTCCAGGGCTCTCGTCTCGCAGTAGAAGAGGTCGTGCAGGCGGCGGGAGCGCGTGGGGTCCGTATCCGAGCGGTCCAGATCAAGCCGCCCGCCGTGGTCGGTCGCTCTCGGGGACCAGATGTCGGTCTCGGGATACGCCGCGGCCCAGAGATGTCTGGGTTCGTTGAGGTAGGCGATGTCCCTGTGCCGGCCCAGGGCACTGCCGAGCACGGTCGTCCCCGACCGGCCGCACCCTATGATGAAGGCCGGGCGCTCTATCGTGTGGTGGGCTCCGAGCGCCGCGGCAGAGCGGCAGAGCCTGCGTCTGAGGGTCACCGCCATACCGCGGGGCGGCGTCCGTCCACCTGGCATTCCACGCTTCCCTGATGAGGTCCGAACCACGATTCTAACCCGGTGCAGGGTGTAGCCTCAAGCTCCAACCCGCTTGACCCCGAGCCGGAACGTGGTAACGTATCGCCGATACTCGTCGGACGAGAGACACATTCACGCCCTCGTCGGAGGGACGCCCAGGAGGCCTTCATGAGAAGAATGCCGGCCGTCGCTCTGCTCTCCGTCGCGCTCCTCTGCGTCCTCTCGGCGCCGTCCCGCGCCAAGGACTACTGGTTCCCCGAGGTGGACATCGAGGTGACCGTCGGCGAGGACGGGAGCTTCGAGTTCCGGGAGGAACGCACCTACGCCTTCGACGGGGACTTCTCCTATGCCTTCTATCAGGTCGAAAAGCAGCGGCTCGCCGGTCGGGGCGAGGTCGAGATCACGGACTTCGTCGTCAGCGAGGACGGTGCTCCGCTCGACAGACGCCCCGGTTCGGAGATCGACCGCGACCGCGTGCCGGGAACGTACTGGGTCGACTATGATTACGAAGGGGACTCGGTCTACGCGAAGTGGTACTACCGCGCGGAGGACGAGCGACGGACCTTCGTCATCTCGTATGTCGTCCACGACGCGGTGACGGTCTTCGACGATCACGCTCAGCTCTACTGGAAGTTCATCGCCGGGAACTGGCACGTACCGACGCGGCGCGTCACGGGGACGATCCACCTGCCGGAGGGAGCAGAGCAGGACGAGGTCAGGGCGTGGCTGCACGCCGTCCTCACGAGCGAGTACGAGATCGTCGACAGCAGAACGGTCCGGTTCGAGGTCGACAACCTTCCCTCGAAGCAGTTCGTCGAGCTGCGGGTTCTCTTCCCGCCCGAGCTGGTGCCCGAAGCATCGGAGCGGATCTCGGGGGAGATCTGGGACAGGGTGTACCAGGAGGAGTCTCGTTGGGTCGAGGAAGCGAACGCCCGACGCCGCCGTGCTCAGCAGGCTCTCGAGGAGCTCGACCGCCGTCGACGCTTGGCGCTCCCGCTCGCGGTCGCCGCAGCGGCGGTGACGCTCCTCGTCTGGGCCGGGCTCTTCATGCGGTACGGCCGCGAGCACAGGGTTCGGTTCCAGGGGGAGTACTTCCGCGACCTGCCGTCGGACCGCCCGCCCGCCGAGGTCGGGTATCTGATGCGCTCCGGGTCTGTCAACGCGGCCGACATGGTCGCGACCATCATGGACCTGGCGCGCCGCGGCTACTTCGCCATCCGTGAGGAACAGCAGACAGACAGGAGCTTCCTCGAGAAGCTCGGCGGCACGCCCGAGTTCGACTACGTCATCGAGTGGAAGAAGCAGGACCTCGTCGAGCTCAACGATTACGAGAAGGGGCTTGTCGTCTTTCTCTTCTCGTCGACGGCGGCCGAAGGGAACGAGCTCTCCCTGCACGCATTCAAGAAGGACGCGCAGAAGCACTCCACCGAGTTCCACCGGTGGTTCATGAAGTGGCGGAAGAAGGTCGTCAAGCACGCGAAGAGCGAGGGGCTGCTCGAGAAGAAGAGCTCGATGATGATGGTCGTCTCGATGGTGGTCGGTTTCCTCTGCATCATGGCGGGAGGAGCGATCGCCTTCTATGCAGAGTCGCCGGTCGGTCTCATCGCCACGCTGGCCGGGTTCGTCGTCATCCCGCTCTCGGCGCTCATCAAGCGGCGGAGCCCCGAGGCAGGGCTCGAGTTCAAGAAATGGCGGGCGCTCAAGCGCTATC contains these protein-coding regions:
- a CDS encoding outer membrane beta-barrel protein, with protein sequence MPTGSGSMKRQALDAAAVLALVAAVLLISGTAFAQDPPAAARRGNRYGRVGSEIWIEAPRVTFATGGGYRNGAGLNDDYAVDIDLGTGVGFGFGIFFAISDNLLFEGRMLQSTHSVGALGDTPERNWDLDQAFVGVRYIFRYDEPIQPSIGVGGLRNSLEWDPGADDPGEFIRLTGFGGYASFGLDYIISRRWVLLFRAEYAIMSYGNALYGTDDIELDSSLEGNDLGVSIGLSYRIPMW
- a CDS encoding OsmC family peroxiredoxin, producing the protein MAFRATAKWIDDFRFEAWDGDGRHMKMDASEVAGGQGDGFRPAELPLIGLLGCTGIDTIEILKKMRQPVEGLELSVESGKAEGKPPTGYDGIRIAYSFTGEGLDAKKVEQAVRLSEEKYCTVGTALSAGTTITHTITINGEKL
- a CDS encoding DUF2207 domain-containing protein translates to MRRMPAVALLSVALLCVLSAPSRAKDYWFPEVDIEVTVGEDGSFEFREERTYAFDGDFSYAFYQVEKQRLAGRGEVEITDFVVSEDGAPLDRRPGSEIDRDRVPGTYWVDYDYEGDSVYAKWYYRAEDERRTFVISYVVHDAVTVFDDHAQLYWKFIAGNWHVPTRRVTGTIHLPEGAEQDEVRAWLHAVLTSEYEIVDSRTVRFEVDNLPSKQFVELRVLFPPELVPEASERISGEIWDRVYQEESRWVEEANARRRRAQQALEELDRRRRLALPLAVAAAAVTLLVWAGLFMRYGREHRVRFQGEYFRDLPSDRPPAEVGYLMRSGSVNAADMVATIMDLARRGYFAIREEQQTDRSFLEKLGGTPEFDYVIEWKKQDLVELNDYEKGLVVFLFSSTAAEGNELSLHAFKKDAQKHSTEFHRWFMKWRKKVVKHAKSEGLLEKKSSMMMVVSMVVGFLCIMAGGAIAFYAESPVGLIATLAGFVVIPLSALIKRRSPEAGLEFKKWRALKRYLQHFSRLEEAPPQSLVLWEHFLVYAVSFGVAKEVLKQLDQYLPDMERAAGRTFAAGWYAAAAGRGAGDLGGGLTGLAEGMSGMVAVAGSAMSTASGTGGGGTGGGGGGGGGGGGGAG
- a CDS encoding FtsX-like permease family protein, whose translation is SVTERTREIGIRLAVGARSSDILIQFLTESVVLSLLGGSIGILLAYVLTLVLNNVVGMTTIMQPGVVAIAFGFAAAIGVFFGYYPARKAAMLNPIDAVRYE
- a CDS encoding divalent cation tolerance protein CutA, which translates into the protein MQRRRSGGHFVQVQTTFDDRDEALALVRAAVGRRLAACGQVVGPIESVYHWRGAVEEAQEWLCLLKTTRELAVSLTLFIETEHSYEVPEVIVVPVLETSDAYGEWIDEETSA